A stretch of the bacterium SCSIO 12827 genome encodes the following:
- a CDS encoding MmgE/PrpD family protein — protein sequence MNNISATDQRALLTRLAERIIGYDPKVISEKGLWLAKLGITDTVGVTLAGLPEASTQIALGTPGVATAPGSALVFGTGRRTSALDAAFVNGIASHALDFDDFSSVFGGHQSVPLVAPLFALAEDRGLSGQSLITAYAVGLEAEMRLARAVHPHHYDKGWHPTATLGIFGTVAGAARLIGLSTEQTAMALAMAASMASGLKANFGTMTKPLHVGHSARSGVLAVLLAEQGHDANPGAMEHHQGFFEVFNGPGTYAAERLLDGWDNGPWAIEAEDLAIKQFPCCGSTHQCITAMQRLAGKHDIPAEAVAGIEIMPHQRRLRHTNTPMPDSELEAKFSVQYTVARALLDGTVKLKDFEGDAFREDAVRRLVAVTTARPHPDLDGDDKDNWGAEVIVTLKDGRKLSETVSNLIGRSGDNTMSRDELWDKFEDCAGRALPHGSLRPLFDGLMSLETAASIPELVKLMETKA from the coding sequence ATGAACAATATTTCCGCAACGGACCAGCGCGCGCTTTTGACGCGTTTGGCGGAGCGTATCATCGGCTACGACCCCAAGGTGATTTCCGAAAAGGGTCTGTGGCTCGCCAAACTGGGCATCACCGATACCGTCGGCGTGACCCTGGCGGGCCTGCCCGAAGCCAGCACGCAGATCGCCCTCGGTACGCCGGGCGTCGCCACGGCGCCGGGTTCGGCACTGGTGTTCGGCACGGGACGCCGGACCAGCGCGCTCGACGCCGCCTTCGTCAACGGCATCGCGTCACACGCGCTTGATTTCGACGATTTCTCCTCCGTGTTCGGCGGCCATCAGTCGGTGCCGCTGGTCGCCCCCCTGTTCGCCCTGGCCGAAGACCGGGGGCTTTCCGGCCAAAGCCTGATCACCGCCTACGCCGTCGGGCTGGAGGCGGAAATGCGCCTGGCCCGTGCCGTCCACCCCCATCACTACGACAAGGGCTGGCACCCGACCGCGACGCTGGGCATTTTCGGAACCGTCGCGGGTGCGGCGCGTCTGATCGGCCTGTCCACGGAACAGACGGCCATGGCGCTGGCCATGGCGGCGTCCATGGCAAGCGGCCTGAAGGCCAATTTCGGCACCATGACCAAGCCGCTGCATGTCGGTCATTCGGCACGGTCCGGCGTACTGGCCGTGCTGCTGGCCGAACAGGGCCATGACGCCAACCCCGGAGCCATGGAACACCATCAGGGCTTTTTCGAGGTCTTCAACGGCCCCGGCACCTATGCCGCCGAACGCCTGCTGGACGGCTGGGACAACGGCCCCTGGGCGATCGAGGCCGAGGACCTGGCGATCAAGCAATTCCCTTGCTGCGGATCGACCCATCAATGCATCACCGCCATGCAGCGTTTGGCCGGCAAGCATGACATCCCGGCCGAAGCCGTCGCGGGAATCGAGATCATGCCGCATCAACGGCGCCTCAGGCATACCAACACGCCGATGCCCGATAGCGAGCTGGAAGCCAAGTTCTCGGTCCAATACACAGTCGCGCGCGCGCTTCTGGACGGCACCGTGAAGCTGAAGGACTTCGAGGGTGACGCCTTCCGCGAGGATGCCGTCAGACGCCTGGTCGCGGTCACCACGGCACGCCCCCACCCCGACCTGGACGGCGACGACAAGGACAATTGGGGGGCGGAAGTCATCGTCACCCTGAAGGACGGGCGCAAGCTTTCGGAAACCGTGTCGAACCTCATCGGACGCAGCGGCGACAACACCATGTCGCGGGACGAACTGTGGGACAAATTCGAAGATTGCGCCGGCCGGGCCCTGCCTCATGGCAGCCTGCGCCCGCTGTTCGACGGCCTGATGTCCCTGGAGACCGCGGCCAGCATTCCCGAACTCGTCAAGCTCATGGAAACGAAAGCTTAA
- a CDS encoding homoserine O-succinyltransferase, with protein MPIKIPSDLPARAVLEKEGVPIIGDDQAMLQDIRPLRIAVLNLMPLKQKTETQLARVLGATPLQIEMHLLALTTHKPKTVDEQHMIDFYHPWTQVTDQKFDGLIVTGAPIEQLPFEAVTYWDELCQIFDWSRGNVHSLFNLCWGAQAALHHFYGIPKYQLPHKAFGVFEHQVLNTASELCRGLNDSLNIPVSRHTENHAADLKPFPQLEILMEGAATGIALVHDHKLNHVHMFNHLEYDSDTLDAEYRRDAEKGADIQVPANYYPGNDPAKTPVNRWRAYAHILFGNWINMVYQSTPFDPQRIGED; from the coding sequence ATGCCGATCAAGATTCCGTCAGACCTTCCCGCCCGCGCCGTCCTGGAAAAAGAGGGCGTGCCGATCATCGGCGATGACCAGGCGATGCTTCAGGATATTCGCCCGCTGCGCATCGCGGTGCTGAACCTGATGCCGTTGAAGCAGAAGACGGAAACCCAGTTGGCCCGCGTGCTGGGCGCGACACCCCTGCAGATCGAGATGCATCTGTTGGCGCTGACGACGCACAAACCCAAGACCGTCGACGAACAGCACATGATCGACTTCTATCATCCGTGGACCCAGGTCACGGACCAGAAGTTCGACGGGCTGATCGTCACTGGCGCCCCCATCGAACAACTGCCGTTCGAAGCCGTCACCTATTGGGATGAACTGTGCCAGATCTTCGACTGGTCGCGGGGCAATGTGCACAGCCTGTTCAACCTGTGCTGGGGTGCTCAGGCGGCGCTTCACCATTTCTACGGCATTCCCAAGTATCAGTTGCCGCACAAGGCGTTCGGTGTGTTCGAACACCAGGTGCTCAACACCGCGTCGGAACTGTGCCGGGGCCTGAACGACAGCCTGAACATTCCCGTGTCACGCCACACGGAAAATCACGCCGCCGACCTCAAGCCCTTCCCACAGTTGGAAATCCTCATGGAGGGGGCGGCCACGGGCATCGCCCTCGTCCACGACCACAAGCTCAATCACGTCCACATGTTCAATCATCTGGAATACGATTCCGACACGCTGGACGCCGAATACCGCCGTGATGCCGAAAAGGGCGCGGACATTCAGGTCCCCGCCAACTACTACCCCGGCAACGACCCGGCCAAGACGCCGGTCAACCGCTGGCGCGCCTATGCTCACATCCTGTTCGGCAACTGGATCAACATGGTCTATCAGTCGACGCCATTCGATCCCCAGAGGATCGGCGAGGATTGA
- a CDS encoding ATPase, with amino-acid sequence MSSEAYLNDFEAFRQLPHAITLLGMSGVGKTMLSTSLRRHADWYHYSADYRIGTRYLAEHILDNIKYKIMHMQDRFVANLLRSDSIYINHNISVDNLDPVSTFLGMYGDPAEGGLDKATFLKRQGLYRWGEQEAMKDTGHFIAKAWEIYRCKDFINDASGSLCEIVDLDDPDDPVITALRADTLILYIRAGKTDEDALKERAESDPKPLFYYPSFIEKHLAGQPADGKGVGPKDFARTLFPALVQDRKPRYARMAEKYGFTIDVADLFTDPPQGQLVPDANKILWRVLETMRAQSADNEVAAANATHYVNACLARAQRRALDF; translated from the coding sequence ATGAGTTCTGAAGCATATCTCAACGATTTCGAGGCGTTCCGCCAACTGCCCCACGCGATCACGCTGCTGGGCATGTCCGGCGTGGGCAAAACCATGCTGTCCACCAGCCTGCGCCGCCATGCGGACTGGTATCACTATTCGGCCGACTACCGCATCGGCACGCGCTACCTCGCCGAACACATCCTGGACAACATCAAGTACAAGATCATGCACATGCAGGACAGGTTCGTGGCCAACCTCCTGCGCTCGGATTCCATCTACATCAACCACAACATCAGCGTCGACAACCTGGATCCCGTATCCACGTTCCTGGGCATGTACGGTGACCCTGCCGAAGGCGGCCTGGACAAGGCCACGTTCCTGAAGCGCCAGGGACTTTATCGCTGGGGCGAACAGGAAGCCATGAAGGACACCGGTCACTTCATCGCCAAGGCCTGGGAAATCTACCGCTGCAAGGATTTCATCAACGATGCCTCGGGCAGCCTGTGCGAAATCGTCGATCTGGACGATCCCGACGACCCCGTGATCACGGCACTCCGCGCCGATACCCTGATCCTCTATATCCGGGCCGGTAAAACCGACGAGGATGCGCTGAAGGAACGCGCCGAGAGCGACCCCAAGCCCCTGTTCTATTACCCCTCGTTTATCGAAAAGCACCTGGCCGGCCAACCTGCCGACGGCAAGGGTGTCGGGCCCAAGGATTTTGCCCGCACCCTGTTCCCCGCCCTGGTCCAGGACCGCAAGCCGCGCTATGCCCGGATGGCGGAAAAATACGGCTTCACCATCGACGTCGCCGACCTGTTCACCGACCCGCCCCAGGGTCAATTGGTGCCTGACGCCAACAAAATTTTGTGGCGGGTGCTGGAAACCATGCGCGCCCAATCCGCCGACAACGAGGTTGCAGCGGCCAATGCCACACACTATGTGAACGCATGCCTTGCCCGCGCCCAACGCCGGGCATTGGATTTCTAA
- a CDS encoding 4Fe-4S dicluster domain-containing protein yields the protein MLKALNIDPGKCTGCLQCELACSFENEGVFNPSKSRIKVFNFHDQGRFVPYTCTQCDEAWCMHACPVDAISLNKLTGAKEVNDNLCVGCKVCTIACPFGTVNYNSATGKVIKCDLCGGDPECAKACPTDAITYVDADWTGLDKMRKWAAKTDAGQQAAH from the coding sequence ATGCTGAAAGCCTTGAACATTGATCCGGGCAAATGCACGGGCTGTCTGCAGTGCGAACTTGCCTGCTCTTTCGAAAACGAGGGCGTGTTCAATCCGTCCAAGTCACGGATCAAGGTCTTCAATTTCCACGACCAGGGCCGCTTCGTGCCTTATACCTGCACGCAATGCGACGAGGCCTGGTGCATGCACGCCTGTCCGGTCGACGCCATATCCCTGAACAAGTTGACCGGGGCCAAAGAGGTCAACGACAACCTCTGCGTCGGCTGCAAGGTCTGCACCATCGCCTGTCCCTTCGGCACGGTGAACTACAACTCCGCCACCGGCAAGGTCATCAAGTGCGACCTGTGCGGCGGCGATCCGGAATGCGCCAAGGCCTGCCCGACCGACGCCATCACCTATGTGGACGCCGATTGGACCGGCTTGGACAAGATGCGCAAATGGGCGGCCAAGACCGACGCCGGCCAGCAAGCCGCGCACTGA
- a CDS encoding aldehyde ferredoxin oxidoreductase family protein, producing MAWARRILRVNLTKGTCTHEPLNMEWAKRYLGQRGLATKYLTEEIDPKVDPLAPENKLIMATGPLTGTCASTAGRYSVITKGALTGAIACSNSGGFFGNEMKNAGLDMIIFEGRAKAPVYLFIDNDDCRLLDASGYWGTSVWDTEEGIKEAHGDAQIRVASIGVAGEKGVKFACVVNDMHRAAGRSGVGTVMGSKNLKAVAIRGTKGGSVDDMPAFLKATAEGKKVLAENAVTGQGLPAYGTQVLMNVINETGALPTRNHRDIQFEGASKISAEAMAEPRESDGKPNLVRNAACFGCTIACGRVSTIDRTHYTVADRPQYQKASGGLEYEAAWALGAATGVDDLDALTFANFICNEQGIDPISFGATVGAAMEMFEDGVITTKETGGIEVTFGSAKALTDLAELCGRGEGFGAEIGLGSKLLCAKYGKPELSMSVKGQEFPAYDGRGIQGMGLTYATSNRGACHLRSYTVASEILGIPEKTDPLVTDGKAGLVKAFQDATAAVDSAGICVFTTFAWTLEDIAPQIDAACEGDWSVEALLATGERIWNLERQFNLAAGFTGKDDNLPPRLMKDAAKTGPAKGLTSGLDKMLPEYYQLRGWSKDGVPTNETVSRLGL from the coding sequence ATGGCATGGGCACGGCGGATTCTGCGGGTCAACCTGACCAAGGGCACCTGCACGCATGAACCCCTCAACATGGAATGGGCCAAGCGCTATCTGGGTCAGCGCGGCCTGGCGACCAAATACCTGACGGAAGAGATCGACCCCAAGGTCGATCCCCTTGCACCGGAAAACAAGCTGATCATGGCGACCGGTCCGCTGACCGGCACCTGCGCGTCCACGGCCGGGCGCTATTCGGTGATCACCAAGGGGGCGCTGACGGGCGCCATCGCCTGTTCCAATTCGGGCGGTTTCTTCGGCAACGAAATGAAGAACGCCGGGCTGGACATGATCATCTTCGAAGGCCGCGCCAAGGCGCCGGTCTATCTGTTCATCGATAACGATGACTGCCGGCTGCTCGATGCCTCGGGCTATTGGGGCACCTCCGTGTGGGACACGGAAGAAGGCATTAAGGAAGCCCATGGCGACGCCCAGATCCGCGTCGCCTCGATTGGCGTGGCGGGCGAAAAGGGCGTCAAATTCGCCTGTGTCGTCAATGACATGCACCGCGCTGCCGGGCGATCCGGGGTGGGTACGGTGATGGGGTCCAAGAACCTGAAGGCCGTCGCCATCCGCGGCACCAAGGGGGGGTCCGTCGATGACATGCCGGCCTTCCTCAAGGCCACGGCCGAGGGCAAGAAGGTGCTGGCGGAAAACGCGGTGACGGGCCAGGGACTGCCGGCCTACGGCACCCAGGTTCTGATGAACGTGATCAACGAAACCGGCGCCTTGCCGACCCGCAATCACCGCGACATTCAGTTCGAGGGGGCGTCTAAAATTTCCGCCGAGGCCATGGCCGAACCGCGTGAATCGGACGGCAAGCCCAATCTGGTGCGCAATGCCGCCTGCTTCGGTTGCACCATCGCCTGCGGGCGGGTGTCGACCATCGACCGCACTCATTACACGGTGGCTGATCGGCCGCAGTATCAGAAGGCATCGGGCGGGTTGGAATACGAGGCCGCCTGGGCGCTAGGGGCGGCGACTGGCGTCGACGATCTGGACGCCCTGACCTTCGCCAACTTCATCTGCAACGAACAGGGGATTGACCCCATCTCGTTCGGCGCCACGGTGGGGGCGGCGATGGAGATGTTCGAGGATGGTGTCATCACCACCAAGGAGACCGGCGGGATCGAGGTCACATTCGGGTCCGCCAAGGCGCTGACGGATCTGGCCGAGCTTTGCGGCCGGGGCGAAGGCTTCGGGGCGGAGATCGGCCTGGGGTCCAAGCTGCTCTGCGCAAAATACGGCAAGCCGGAACTGTCCATGTCCGTGAAAGGTCAGGAGTTCCCGGCTTATGACGGCCGGGGCATCCAGGGCATGGGGCTGACCTATGCCACCTCCAACCGGGGGGCCTGCCATCTGCGTAGCTATACCGTTGCGTCGGAAATCCTGGGCATTCCGGAAAAGACCGATCCCCTCGTCACCGACGGTAAGGCGGGTTTGGTCAAGGCGTTCCAGGACGCGACGGCGGCGGTCGACAGTGCGGGCATCTGCGTGTTCACCACCTTTGCCTGGACGCTGGAGGACATCGCGCCTCAGATCGACGCCGCCTGCGAGGGCGACTGGAGCGTCGAGGCCCTGTTGGCAACGGGGGAACGGATCTGGAACCTGGAACGCCAGTTTAATCTGGCAGCGGGCTTCACCGGCAAGGACGACAATCTGCCTCCGCGCCTGATGAAAGATGCGGCCAAGACCGGTCCGGCCAAGGGCCTGACCAGTGGTTTGGACAAGATGCTGCCGGAATATTATCAGCTGCGCGGCTGGTCCAAGGACGGCGTGCCGACCAACGAGACCGTCAGCAGGCTGGGGCTGTAG